One window of the Leucobacter komagatae genome contains the following:
- a CDS encoding M20 metallopeptidase family protein, giving the protein MTSPTPLQHLRRELHRHPEVGLHLPDTRDRIERELAPLGIELSFSEQLSSIVGVLRGKPTGRSVLLRADMDALPVAEPAGLEYASQRPGAMHACGHDLHMAGLVGAARLLSARRTELEGDVVFMFQPGEERLGGARIMLAEGVLDAAGARVGAAFAVHVSPGPRGTFLTRSGPTLAGSNELRVKIVGQGGHGSQPHTARNPIPVAAEAVGIMQSFTARRLDPFDPAIITPTVIRAGEAINVIPESVEVAATVRNFSARTLARVGSGLVEELEGLARAHGMTAEVSLHVDYPVTVNDEAATDWAVAELAGLLGNERVAELPQPIMGSEDFAYVAELVPSTIFMLGASPDGVELSAAAPNHSPRVLFDDSVLDDQAAALAALAAGWLARGWRSLGGGAEGAA; this is encoded by the coding sequence GTGACATCGCCCACACCCCTGCAGCACCTGAGACGCGAACTGCACAGGCACCCGGAAGTCGGGCTGCATCTGCCCGACACCCGCGATCGAATCGAGCGCGAGCTCGCTCCGCTCGGCATTGAGCTTAGTTTCTCTGAACAGCTGAGCTCCATTGTTGGGGTGCTTCGGGGCAAACCGACAGGGCGCTCCGTACTTCTCCGCGCAGACATGGACGCTCTGCCCGTCGCCGAGCCCGCCGGGCTCGAGTACGCTTCGCAACGCCCGGGCGCGATGCACGCCTGCGGCCACGACCTGCATATGGCGGGCCTCGTCGGGGCTGCGCGACTGCTCTCGGCCCGGCGCACCGAGCTCGAGGGCGACGTCGTCTTCATGTTTCAGCCGGGCGAGGAGCGTCTCGGTGGTGCGCGAATCATGCTCGCTGAGGGCGTGCTCGACGCCGCGGGCGCCAGGGTAGGGGCGGCCTTCGCCGTGCACGTGAGCCCGGGGCCGCGCGGTACGTTTCTCACGCGCTCTGGCCCGACGCTCGCGGGGAGCAATGAACTGCGAGTCAAGATCGTTGGCCAGGGCGGGCACGGCTCTCAGCCGCACACCGCCCGAAACCCGATACCGGTTGCCGCCGAGGCAGTCGGCATCATGCAGTCATTCACGGCGCGGCGGCTCGACCCCTTCGACCCCGCGATCATCACGCCGACCGTCATTCGGGCGGGCGAAGCGATCAACGTCATCCCAGAGAGCGTCGAAGTGGCGGCCACGGTGCGTAACTTCTCGGCGCGAACGCTCGCGCGCGTAGGATCCGGTCTCGTTGAGGAACTTGAGGGTCTGGCTCGCGCTCACGGTATGACCGCGGAAGTGTCGCTGCACGTCGACTATCCGGTCACCGTCAACGACGAAGCCGCGACTGACTGGGCTGTCGCCGAGCTCGCCGGGCTGCTGGGCAACGAACGGGTCGCCGAGCTCCCACAACCGATCATGGGGTCGGAAGACTTCGCCTACGTGGCCGAACTCGTGCCGAGCACGATCTTCATGCTCGGCGCGTCTCCCGACGGGGTCGAGTTGAGCGCAGCAGCACCGAACCACTCGCCTCGAGTCTTGTTTGATGACTCTGTTCTCGACGATCAGGCCGCCGCGCTTGCGGCTCTCGCGGCTGGTTGGCTTGCCAGGGGATGGCGCTCGCTCGGGGGCGGGGCCGAGGGGGCGGCATGA
- a CDS encoding MFS transporter, whose product MSEDTAQRTDAPVKEKRAPLPRSVKFTVAILFAAWIVDYIDRLVITIVLPLIGADLELNNTQLGLLASGFFFAYAFAQVPGGMLTDRFGGRPIAGVAMLTWSVFTALSGLVSSFGVLFTIRVLFGAAQAPFPSAAAKILAERTTPNQRMTAQGIVSASNGIGSLVGYLVIPPVVVLLGWRGTFIAMAGLGVLSFFLLFLLPKLNIEVPKPSAESAAARAEQWRQVRALVRNPTMMIFAAMYFGSNLITWGVVTWMPSYLQQVRGIDVGSSSLLLALPALCIAIGIYVGGRLTDKLGGASAKIVAPAMAVSLVAIILMASSESLTMFIIFECIAIFGCGLCNVPVVSVPLKALSTQLSGSAFSIVNFGGQLAGIVAPLAMGILLDSYGYTSAFLFLGVGAVIAIVMAIIAPQSVAAFAKRTRLVGQEAQQ is encoded by the coding sequence ATGTCAGAGGACACAGCCCAGCGCACGGACGCGCCGGTCAAGGAAAAGCGTGCGCCGCTGCCGCGTTCCGTGAAGTTCACAGTCGCGATCCTGTTTGCCGCGTGGATCGTGGACTACATCGACCGGCTCGTGATCACGATCGTGCTACCGCTCATCGGCGCAGACCTCGAACTCAACAACACCCAACTCGGCCTGCTCGCCTCCGGGTTCTTCTTCGCCTACGCGTTCGCGCAGGTCCCGGGCGGCATGCTCACTGATAGGTTCGGGGGTCGCCCGATCGCAGGCGTTGCGATGCTCACCTGGTCGGTTTTCACCGCCCTGTCAGGCCTCGTCAGTAGCTTCGGGGTGCTGTTTACCATTCGTGTGCTGTTCGGCGCCGCGCAGGCCCCGTTCCCGAGCGCCGCGGCGAAGATCCTCGCGGAGCGCACCACACCGAATCAGCGGATGACGGCGCAGGGCATCGTCTCGGCCTCGAACGGCATCGGGTCCCTCGTCGGCTACCTCGTGATTCCGCCCGTGGTCGTACTGCTCGGATGGCGGGGCACGTTCATTGCGATGGCGGGTCTCGGAGTGCTCAGTTTCTTCCTCCTCTTCCTGCTCCCGAAGCTGAACATCGAAGTCCCCAAGCCGTCCGCTGAGAGCGCGGCGGCACGGGCAGAGCAGTGGCGCCAGGTCCGCGCGCTCGTTCGGAACCCGACCATGATGATCTTTGCCGCAATGTACTTCGGCAGCAACCTCATCACCTGGGGCGTCGTGACCTGGATGCCGTCGTATCTGCAGCAGGTCCGTGGTATCGACGTGGGCAGCTCAAGCCTGTTGCTAGCTCTGCCCGCGCTGTGCATCGCGATCGGCATTTACGTTGGCGGACGCCTCACCGACAAGCTCGGTGGCGCGAGCGCGAAGATCGTTGCTCCGGCAATGGCCGTGAGCCTCGTCGCGATCATCCTCATGGCCTCCTCGGAGTCGCTGACGATGTTCATCATCTTCGAGTGCATCGCGATCTTCGGCTGCGGTCTTTGCAACGTTCCAGTCGTGTCAGTGCCGCTCAAGGCACTGTCGACGCAGCTCTCGGGAAGCGCGTTCTCCATCGTGAACTTCGGTGGCCAGCTCGCGGGCATCGTCGCGCCGCTCGCCATGGGGATCCTGCTCGACAGCTACGGCTACACGTCGGCATTCCTTTTCCTCGGCGTCGGAGCCGTGATCGCCATCGTGATGGCGATCATCGCTCCCCAGTCCGTTGCCGCGTTCGCCAAGCGCACGCGGCTCGTTGGACAGGAGGCGCAGCAGTGA
- a CDS encoding Lrp/AsnC family transcriptional regulator, translating into MSPENSLDDLDLRLIHAVKLAPRAAWSALAPVIGVDAATLARRWAKLTERGQVYVTGYGTLGTPFTVAVAEVQCKPGRAHEVARQLAQDSEALTINLTAGARDILVTVAAPDLEALSMYVLRDMGGLEDATSVRTTVVTSMMTDARPWTPRALSPAEQARVAALQPAIPVNARRQPLDVERAVIAQLNHDGRAPIATIARRTGFSQKRVHDAIAGLQSAGLLSVRVDVARTLTAWPHYVWYSFRVPAERATAVAEALTNVEEVRSVLLTLGESNIMISAWLRTLADAQRFEVMVSTRIPDLVVIDRSLVIGSVKHYGHILTGTGFATGQTIAHRLPEPLDG; encoded by the coding sequence ATGTCGCCAGAAAACTCCCTCGATGACCTTGATCTGCGACTTATCCACGCCGTAAAGCTCGCACCGCGCGCCGCATGGAGCGCACTCGCGCCCGTCATTGGGGTTGACGCCGCGACTCTCGCGAGGCGCTGGGCAAAGCTCACCGAACGCGGGCAGGTGTACGTGACCGGCTACGGCACCCTCGGAACACCCTTCACCGTCGCCGTCGCCGAGGTACAGTGCAAACCGGGCCGAGCTCATGAGGTAGCGAGACAGCTCGCACAGGATAGCGAGGCCCTGACTATTAATCTCACCGCCGGCGCTCGCGACATTCTTGTCACCGTGGCCGCGCCAGACCTCGAGGCGCTCTCGATGTATGTGCTTCGTGACATGGGCGGGCTCGAAGATGCGACGTCGGTGCGCACTACCGTTGTGACGTCAATGATGACCGACGCTCGCCCGTGGACACCGCGAGCACTCTCTCCCGCAGAGCAGGCCAGGGTAGCCGCGCTACAGCCCGCTATACCCGTGAACGCGCGGCGCCAGCCGCTGGACGTCGAGCGCGCAGTGATCGCTCAGCTGAACCACGACGGTAGGGCACCGATTGCGACGATCGCGCGGCGTACCGGTTTCAGCCAGAAGCGCGTGCACGACGCGATCGCAGGGCTCCAGAGTGCAGGGCTGCTCTCGGTCAGAGTTGATGTCGCACGCACGCTGACTGCCTGGCCGCACTATGTCTGGTACTCGTTCCGGGTGCCTGCGGAACGCGCGACCGCGGTCGCGGAGGCCCTCACCAATGTGGAGGAGGTACGTTCCGTGCTGCTCACGCTTGGCGAGAGCAACATCATGATCTCGGCGTGGCTGCGCACGCTCGCCGACGCACAGCGGTTCGAGGTGATGGTGTCGACGCGCATACCGGACTTAGTGGTGATCGACCGCTCCCTCGTGATCGGCTCGGTCAAGCACTACGGGCACATCCTCACCGGGACCGGATTCGCAACGGGACAGACAATCGCTCACCGGCTTCCAGAGCCACTGGACGGCTAA
- a CDS encoding C40 family peptidase yields MNSQPSTEVVAATAPAASSKAKVKKIARVGGAAVFTFAMFGTLALPAYAFNDKEEPVAAVAESQTIKVTAGPALTKIDDIPLEVDTTVAEQEQREKLVAEAEKRAAELAANKDTKTTSGASATPAAAEVPAGSGASGLVAAALAQVGVSQDCTDLAQNALAAIGLTERRDQGGYDHGVSDFFRYGASVDYVHGTTALAPGDLLMWPGAPHVAVYIGGGQAVHGGWTGGTTVVAGLSTYAGLPTQVVRMS; encoded by the coding sequence GTGAATTCACAGCCCAGCACTGAGGTCGTAGCTGCGACCGCACCCGCAGCTTCGTCCAAGGCGAAGGTCAAGAAGATCGCACGAGTGGGCGGCGCCGCCGTTTTCACTTTCGCCATGTTCGGCACGCTTGCGCTGCCGGCCTACGCGTTCAACGACAAAGAAGAGCCCGTCGCAGCAGTCGCCGAATCGCAGACGATTAAGGTCACCGCTGGCCCCGCGCTCACCAAGATCGACGACATCCCGCTTGAGGTCGACACGACCGTCGCCGAGCAGGAGCAGCGCGAGAAGCTCGTAGCAGAGGCTGAGAAGCGCGCTGCTGAGCTTGCGGCTAACAAGGACACCAAGACCACCTCGGGCGCATCGGCTACCCCCGCTGCAGCTGAGGTTCCGGCTGGTTCGGGCGCAAGCGGCCTCGTCGCAGCTGCCCTCGCACAGGTCGGCGTTTCGCAGGACTGCACCGACCTCGCGCAGAACGCGCTCGCAGCGATCGGCCTGACCGAGCGCCGCGACCAGGGCGGGTACGACCACGGCGTAAGCGACTTCTTCCGCTACGGTGCTTCGGTTGACTACGTGCACGGCACCACGGCGCTCGCACCCGGTGACCTCCTCATGTGGCCCGGTGCTCCCCACGTTGCTGTCTACATCGGTGGCGGCCAGGCCGTCCACGGTGGCTGGACCGGCGGTACCACCGTCGTCGCTGGCCTCAGCACCTACGCTGGCTTGCCGACTCAGGTTGTGCGCATGAGCTAA
- the gdhA gene encoding NADP-specific glutamate dehydrogenase, translating into MSLPTSEAHLSAVLEAVEGRNAGEPEFLQAVREVLETLGPVLNEHPEYIESGILERLVEPERQLAFRVPWVDDAGKVQVNRGYRVQFNAALGPYKGGLRFHPSVNLSVVKFLGFEQVFKNALTSQRIGGGKGGSDFDPAGKSDAEVMRFCQAYMTELVHYIGEHTDVPAGDIGVGAREIGYLFGQYRRLTHRYESGVLTGKGKGWGGAEVRTEATGYGAVFFAEEMLARSGDGVAGRRAIVSGSGNVAIYVIEKIQQLGGRAVTASDSSGYIVDEAGIDVELLKQVKENERARISEYAERRPGAHYVEGGSVWDVRGELAFPCATQNELGESAARALLKNGVRAVAEGANMPTTPEAIELLQGAGVLFAPGKAANAGGVATSALEMSQNAARSRWDFDKSENRLHEIMRDVHELCYSASERYGKPGDYVLGANSAGFVTVAQAMLEQGVI; encoded by the coding sequence TTGTCACTTCCAACGTCGGAGGCGCACCTTAGCGCTGTTCTAGAAGCTGTCGAGGGTCGGAACGCCGGAGAGCCAGAGTTTCTCCAGGCCGTCCGTGAGGTGCTCGAAACCCTGGGTCCCGTGCTCAACGAGCACCCCGAATACATTGAGAGCGGCATTCTTGAACGCCTCGTCGAGCCCGAGCGGCAGCTCGCCTTCCGCGTGCCCTGGGTAGACGACGCGGGCAAGGTGCAGGTCAACCGCGGGTACCGCGTGCAGTTCAACGCGGCGCTCGGCCCCTACAAGGGCGGGTTGCGGTTCCACCCGAGCGTCAACCTCTCCGTCGTGAAGTTCCTCGGGTTTGAGCAGGTCTTCAAGAACGCGCTCACATCGCAGCGCATCGGCGGCGGCAAGGGCGGTTCAGACTTCGACCCGGCAGGCAAGAGTGACGCAGAGGTCATGCGGTTCTGCCAGGCCTACATGACCGAGCTCGTGCACTACATCGGCGAGCACACCGACGTTCCCGCGGGTGATATCGGTGTTGGTGCGCGCGAGATCGGCTACCTCTTCGGCCAGTACCGCCGCCTGACGCACCGCTACGAATCGGGCGTGCTCACCGGTAAGGGCAAGGGCTGGGGCGGCGCAGAGGTGCGCACCGAGGCTACGGGCTACGGCGCCGTGTTCTTCGCGGAGGAAATGCTCGCGCGCTCAGGTGACGGGGTCGCTGGCCGCCGCGCAATCGTATCGGGATCGGGTAACGTCGCGATCTACGTCATCGAGAAGATTCAGCAGCTTGGCGGTCGCGCAGTGACGGCCTCTGACTCGAGCGGCTACATCGTCGACGAAGCCGGCATTGACGTCGAGCTGCTCAAGCAGGTGAAGGAGAACGAGCGGGCGCGAATCTCCGAGTACGCTGAACGGCGGCCCGGCGCGCACTACGTCGAGGGCGGCAGCGTCTGGGACGTGCGGGGCGAACTCGCGTTCCCGTGCGCTACCCAGAACGAGCTGGGGGAGAGCGCTGCCCGCGCCCTCTTGAAGAACGGCGTTCGCGCCGTCGCAGAGGGCGCGAACATGCCCACCACTCCTGAAGCCATTGAGCTGCTGCAGGGTGCCGGCGTGCTCTTCGCGCCGGGCAAGGCGGCAAACGCCGGTGGCGTTGCAACGTCTGCCCTCGAGATGAGCCAGAACGCCGCCCGCTCGCGCTGGGACTTCGACAAGAGCGAGAACCGGCTGCACGAGATCATGCGCGACGTGCACGAGCTCTGCTACTCGGCCTCCGAGCGCTACGGCAAGCCGGGCGACTACGTGCTCGGCGCCAACTCGGCGGGCTTCGTGACGGTGGCTCAGGCCATGCTCGAACAGGGCGTGATTTGA
- a CDS encoding metal-dependent transcriptional regulator: MTDLIDTTEMYLRTILELEEEGIVPLRARISERLGHSGPTVSQTVARMERLGLVVVTDDRQLAFTEEGHARAIRVMRKHRLAERLLADVIGLEWEFVHEEACRWEHVMSEQVERKLLGILDRPTVSPYGNRIPGLEELGATPAPAASVSELSLLDWLAEPHNPTEATIRRLAEPAQYEPELLAQLSAASVLPGNKASFTRTGDFVRVEVEGNSEAIDIPVEVAAHIFVS; this comes from the coding sequence TTGACGGATCTGATTGACACTACCGAGATGTACCTTCGAACAATTCTCGAACTCGAGGAAGAAGGTATCGTTCCGCTGCGCGCGCGGATTTCCGAGCGCCTGGGGCACTCGGGGCCGACGGTATCGCAGACGGTAGCTCGCATGGAGCGCCTCGGGCTCGTCGTCGTTACTGACGATCGCCAGCTGGCGTTCACCGAGGAGGGGCACGCCCGCGCGATCCGCGTCATGCGGAAGCACCGCCTCGCGGAGCGGCTGCTCGCCGACGTCATTGGGCTCGAGTGGGAGTTCGTGCACGAAGAGGCATGCCGCTGGGAGCACGTGATGAGTGAGCAGGTCGAGCGGAAGCTGCTCGGCATCCTCGACCGGCCGACGGTGTCGCCATACGGCAACCGCATTCCCGGGCTTGAGGAGTTGGGTGCGACCCCGGCTCCCGCCGCAAGCGTGAGCGAACTGAGCCTGCTCGACTGGCTCGCCGAACCGCACAACCCGACCGAGGCGACGATCCGCCGCCTCGCAGAGCCCGCGCAGTACGAGCCGGAGCTGCTGGCGCAGCTCTCTGCGGCGAGCGTGCTGCCCGGCAACAAAGCTTCTTTCACCCGCACAGGCGACTTCGTGCGCGTTGAGGTGGAAGGGAACAGTGAGGCCATCGACATTCCCGTGGAGGTGGCGGCACACATTTTCGTCTCATAG
- the serC gene encoding phosphoserine transaminase translates to MPAIELPSSLIPADGRFGCGPSKVRDEQLAFLASLQSTVIGTSHRQAPVKNLVGSLREGLASMFRAPEGYEILLANGGATTFWDSAVHSLISRRSQHLTFGEFGAKFGAAAAAAPFLEEPIIRKADAGSRSELLVQAGVDVYAYPHNETSTGVMAEVRRAAGPDMDPGALTVVDATSAAGGIDFDAAETDVYYFSPQKNFASDGGLWFALVSPAAIARIEQQTNGDRYIPETLNLAGALSNSRLNQTLNTPALATLALMDEQVRWINENGGLTWASARTAESSGVLYEWAEQSEVATPFVTDPAHRSQVVATIDFDDSIDASAISKALRENGIVDTEPYRKLGRNQLRIATFTAIEPDDVRTLTGAIDYILERL, encoded by the coding sequence ATGCCCGCGATTGAACTTCCCTCCTCACTCATTCCCGCAGACGGTCGTTTCGGTTGCGGACCGTCGAAGGTGCGCGACGAACAGCTCGCCTTCCTCGCAAGCCTGCAGTCGACCGTCATCGGTACCTCGCACCGCCAGGCGCCGGTGAAGAACCTCGTCGGTTCGCTGCGCGAGGGCCTCGCGTCGATGTTTCGCGCGCCCGAGGGCTACGAGATCCTGCTCGCGAACGGTGGGGCAACGACGTTCTGGGACTCGGCGGTTCACTCGCTGATCTCACGTCGCAGCCAGCACCTCACCTTCGGTGAGTTCGGCGCGAAGTTTGGCGCAGCCGCGGCGGCTGCCCCGTTCCTTGAGGAGCCGATCATCCGCAAGGCAGACGCGGGCTCGCGCTCGGAGCTGCTCGTCCAGGCCGGCGTTGACGTCTACGCTTACCCGCACAACGAGACCTCGACCGGTGTCATGGCCGAGGTTCGGCGGGCGGCAGGCCCCGACATGGATCCCGGTGCCCTCACCGTCGTCGATGCGACCAGCGCGGCTGGCGGCATCGATTTCGACGCGGCAGAGACCGACGTCTACTACTTCTCCCCGCAGAAGAACTTCGCCTCAGACGGGGGCCTGTGGTTCGCGCTCGTCTCCCCCGCCGCAATCGCGCGCATCGAGCAGCAGACCAACGGCGACCGCTACATCCCCGAGACGCTGAACCTTGCGGGCGCGCTCTCGAACTCGCGCCTGAACCAGACGCTCAACACCCCGGCGCTTGCGACGCTCGCCCTCATGGACGAGCAGGTGCGTTGGATCAACGAGAACGGCGGATTGACCTGGGCTTCGGCGCGCACCGCCGAGTCGTCGGGCGTGCTCTACGAGTGGGCCGAGCAGTCCGAGGTTGCGACGCCGTTCGTGACCGACCCCGCCCACCGCTCGCAGGTCGTCGCGACCATCGACTTCGACGATTCGATCGACGCCTCGGCGATCTCGAAGGCGCTCCGCGAGAACGGAATCGTCGACACCGAGCCCTACCGAAAGCTCGGCCGTAACCAGCTGCGCATCGCGACGTTCACGGCGATCGAGCCCGACGACGTGCGCACGCTGACCGGCGCGATCGACTACATCCTCGAGCGCCTCTAG
- the rlmB gene encoding 23S rRNA (guanosine(2251)-2'-O)-methyltransferase RlmB translates to MTNKKGRTGAVRKKGLGKGVGSGGQGRQALEGRGPTPKAVDREYHPAAKAKAARERYEAAKARHQRGGAGAGGGQGQSKRKADESELVTGRNAVLEALRTKIPATTLYIAARVEMDDRMREIMRIATNRGVAVLEVMRQELDRMTDRDTVHQGVVLKVPPMEYAHPMDLLEEVFDRDETPLFVALDGVTDPRNLGAIIRSVGAFGGQGVIVPQRRTASLNSASWKTSAGAAARIPVARASNLTQTLKELKKQGLFVVGLDGDGDVSLPGLDLAGRPLVIVVGSEGKGLSRLVSETCDAIVSIPISAVTESLNAGIAASVALYEVSKLRAADAASAAAAE, encoded by the coding sequence ATGACCAATAAGAAGGGGCGCACAGGCGCCGTACGCAAGAAGGGGCTCGGCAAGGGCGTCGGATCTGGCGGCCAGGGCCGCCAGGCGCTCGAGGGCCGCGGCCCCACGCCTAAGGCAGTCGATCGCGAGTACCACCCCGCCGCGAAGGCGAAGGCCGCTCGCGAGCGCTACGAGGCCGCGAAGGCGCGCCACCAGCGCGGTGGCGCCGGGGCAGGCGGAGGCCAGGGGCAGAGTAAGCGCAAGGCCGACGAGTCTGAGCTCGTCACCGGCCGCAACGCCGTGCTTGAAGCGCTGCGCACGAAGATCCCGGCAACCACACTGTACATCGCAGCGCGCGTTGAGATGGATGACCGGATGCGCGAGATCATGCGCATCGCTACGAACCGCGGCGTGGCCGTGCTCGAAGTGATGCGCCAAGAGCTCGACCGGATGACCGACCGCGACACCGTCCACCAGGGCGTGGTGCTCAAGGTCCCGCCGATGGAGTACGCGCACCCGATGGACCTCCTCGAAGAGGTGTTTGACCGCGACGAGACCCCGCTGTTCGTTGCGCTCGACGGCGTGACTGACCCCCGCAACCTCGGCGCGATCATCCGCTCCGTCGGCGCGTTCGGCGGCCAGGGCGTCATCGTGCCGCAGCGTCGCACTGCGAGCCTGAACTCGGCCTCGTGGAAGACCTCGGCAGGCGCCGCGGCGCGCATCCCCGTCGCGCGCGCATCGAACCTCACGCAGACGCTGAAAGAGCTGAAGAAGCAGGGGCTCTTCGTCGTCGGCCTCGACGGCGACGGTGACGTTAGCCTCCCGGGCCTCGACCTCGCGGGCCGCCCGCTCGTGATCGTCGTCGGCAGCGAGGGCAAGGGCCTGTCCCGCCTCGTCAGTGAGACGTGCGACGCTATCGTGTCGATCCCGATATCTGCGGTCACCGAGTCGCTGAACGCTGGCATCGCCGCGTCGGTAGCACTCTACGAGGTGTCGAAGCTTCGCGCGGCTGATGCCGCGTCGGCCGCAGCCGCCGAGTAG
- the cysS gene encoding cysteine--tRNA ligase encodes MTQRIYDTHKQAIVDFVPQQAGKVGMYVCGPTVQSAPHIGHLRSVLVYDQMRRWFRATGHDVTLIRNVTDIDDKILDNARAAQESGGTEEWWALAYRVEREFTAAYDALGVLAPTYEPRATANIREMVALIGELIERGHAYQANDGSASVYFDTGSWAAYGSLTRQRRDQMEDAADSEPVGKRDPRDFALWKAHRDTEPATASWPSPWGDGRPGWHIECSAMAQRYLGDAFDIHGGGLDLRFPHHENELAQSRAAGQGFANHWVHNGLVHTGGQKMSKSLGNSLFAADLLAQARPVVLRYFLGAAHYRSTLEYSAGSLAEAAAAFDRIEGFLERAEEYIVGAAEDRAAGEAAAELYLAPLGGAATTESLPAEFTAAMLDDFAIPQALAALHEAVRAGNSAIDAGDGDTLLHRAIEVVAMLDVLGLDPRDSLWGAASGNAAADTALDALVVGLIEQRAEARANKDFATSDAIRDRLAGAGIILEDSPTGTRWSHA; translated from the coding sequence GTGACACAACGCATCTACGACACGCACAAGCAGGCAATTGTTGACTTCGTTCCGCAGCAGGCGGGCAAGGTTGGCATGTACGTTTGTGGGCCCACCGTGCAGTCGGCGCCGCACATCGGCCACCTGCGCAGCGTGCTCGTGTACGACCAGATGCGCAGGTGGTTCCGTGCGACAGGTCACGACGTCACCCTGATTCGGAACGTCACGGACATCGACGACAAGATTCTCGACAACGCTCGCGCGGCTCAGGAGTCGGGCGGCACCGAGGAGTGGTGGGCGCTCGCCTACCGCGTCGAGCGCGAGTTCACGGCGGCGTACGATGCGCTCGGCGTGCTCGCGCCGACCTACGAGCCGCGGGCGACCGCGAATATCCGCGAGATGGTCGCGCTCATCGGCGAACTCATTGAGCGTGGGCACGCCTACCAGGCAAACGATGGTTCGGCGAGCGTCTACTTCGATACGGGCAGCTGGGCGGCTTACGGCTCCCTCACGCGGCAGCGGCGCGACCAGATGGAGGACGCGGCCGACTCCGAGCCCGTTGGCAAGCGAGATCCGCGAGACTTCGCGCTGTGGAAAGCGCACCGGGATACCGAGCCCGCGACCGCGTCGTGGCCGTCCCCCTGGGGCGATGGCCGGCCCGGCTGGCACATCGAGTGCTCGGCGATGGCTCAGCGCTACCTCGGCGACGCCTTCGACATCCACGGCGGCGGGCTCGACCTGCGCTTCCCGCACCACGAGAACGAGCTCGCGCAGTCGCGCGCCGCGGGTCAGGGCTTCGCGAACCACTGGGTGCACAACGGCCTCGTGCATACGGGCGGCCAGAAGATGTCGAAGTCGCTCGGCAACTCGCTCTTCGCTGCAGACCTGCTCGCGCAGGCCCGCCCGGTCGTGCTCCGCTATTTCCTGGGAGCCGCGCACTACCGTTCGACGCTCGAGTACTCGGCGGGCTCGCTCGCCGAGGCGGCCGCGGCGTTCGACCGTATCGAGGGCTTCCTCGAGCGCGCCGAAGAGTACATCGTCGGGGCCGCTGAGGATCGGGCCGCCGGCGAGGCCGCCGCGGAGCTCTACCTGGCGCCGCTCGGGGGCGCCGCGACGACCGAATCGCTCCCCGCCGAGTTCACCGCGGCGATGCTCGACGACTTCGCCATCCCGCAGGCGCTCGCGGCGCTTCACGAGGCGGTTCGCGCCGGAAATTCGGCGATCGACGCTGGCGACGGCGACACCCTGCTGCACCGCGCGATCGAGGTCGTCGCGATGCTCGATGTGCTTGGACTCGATCCACGCGATAGTCTGTGGGGCGCGGCTTCTGGGAACGCCGCTGCCGACACGGCGCTCGACGCGCTCGTAGTTGGCCTCATCGAACAGCGTGCCGAAGCGCGCGCGAACAAAGACTTCGCCACCAGCGACGCGATCAGGGATCGTCTTGCCGGGGCCGGAATCATCCTTGAAGACAGTCCGACCGGAACCCGCTGGAGCCACGCATGA
- the phoU gene encoding phosphate signaling complex protein PhoU encodes MRAVFQQSLSELQERLAVMAELVEASIGEATTAFGDSDAELAENVIERSEEVNALALALDELAFDILLRQSPVASDLRLVVASLRMSSELERMSDLAEHIAELARYRYPDSAIPKGLRKVFTRMGALDVEMAEAVVRLLREQDPATILEIRDLEDDLDKLHAKVFSKMLSDKVNADALGLVDATLASRYHERFGDHAVGVAKQMQFFFSGEISNDLS; translated from the coding sequence ATGCGCGCAGTATTTCAGCAGTCGCTGAGCGAGTTGCAAGAGCGACTCGCAGTTATGGCGGAGCTCGTCGAGGCTTCGATCGGCGAGGCAACGACAGCCTTTGGCGATTCGGATGCCGAGCTTGCCGAGAATGTCATCGAGCGGTCGGAGGAGGTCAACGCGCTCGCGCTCGCGCTCGATGAGCTCGCGTTCGACATTCTGCTCCGCCAGTCGCCCGTCGCCTCCGACCTGCGTCTCGTCGTCGCGTCGCTGCGCATGAGCTCCGAGCTCGAGCGCATGTCTGACCTCGCAGAGCACATCGCGGAGCTCGCGCGCTACCGGTACCCGGACAGTGCGATCCCGAAGGGCCTGCGCAAGGTCTTCACCCGCATGGGCGCGCTCGACGTTGAGATGGCCGAGGCCGTCGTTCGGTTGCTGCGCGAGCAGGATCCCGCGACGATCCTTGAGATCCGTGACCTCGAAGACGACCTTGACAAGCTTCACGCGAAGGTCTTCTCGAAGATGCTCAGCGACAAGGTGAACGCCGACGCGCTCGGCCTCGTCGACGCGACGCTCGCTAGCCGCTACCACGAGCGCTTCGGCGACCACGCTGTCGGCGTCGCGAAGCAGATGCAGTTCTTCTTCTCGGGTGAGATCTCGAACGACCTCTCGTAG